The DNA segment GATATGCTGAGGAGACCTCTGTCTCTTCGCCCGTTTCTTCGGAATCTGCCATGACGAATCTTTTGCGTTCTGCCTTCCTGTTGGCCGGGGGCCTTTGTCTGCTTCAGGCCCAGAATCCCGCCATGAACGGCAACATGGCGTGGCAAATGCAGCAACAGCAGATGCAGGCTCAGCAGATGTTCCAGATGCAGCAGCAGATGCAGCGAACCATGCAGCGACAACAGATGCAGATGCAACAGCAGCAACAGGCCAACCAGCAGATGGCCCAGATGGCTGCGCAGGCGAACGCCCAGCGCCTTAAGCGGGAAGCCCTGGCGGAATCCACCGCGCGCAAACAAGCGGGATCCCCGTCTTCTCTTCTGGAGCGGCCTTCCCGCGAAGCCTGGAAATTGGGGCTTGATGCTTCAAAGTCCTTCCCCGCCTTCGACGGCGTCCGACTGGCCTATTGCGTGAACGGCGGGCGGATTCTTCAAGTGTTGGAGGCCGCCACCGGCAAGGTTCTCTGCGAAGCGACCTTCCAGAAGCCCCCCGTCCTGGAGCCTCTATTCATCGGGGAAGACCTGGTCTATGGCACGCCGGAACGGGAACTGGTGGTGCTGGATCCGGCCTCCGGCAAGGAAAAGCACCGCTTGGCGCTGGATGCGCTGGGATCGTTCTTCCTCTCGGAGAAGAGCGCCCATCCCAAGATCCTGTATCCCGCCCAGGAGGGGAAAACGCTGGTGGTGGCGACCTACGGGAAGGAGCCGTCGAGCCCTCTGGGGGGAGCTACGGGATGGATCTATGCCATCGATCCTTCTTCCTGGACGATCCGCTGGAAACAGGCGTTCGAGGGTGGGCCGGACATGACTCCCCAGATTCAGGGGAATCGCGTTCTTGCGGGGGGCGCGGGTCGCATCGTCGCCTACGATCTGGCCACGGGCAAGCAGCTCTGGGAAAGCCGCGTGGCGAGAAGCGCGGAGATCAAGGATGGTCCCCTGCTTGGAGAACGGCTGGCCTTCGCGTGCGACGGCAAACTGGTTTCCGTGGATCTCGCG comes from the Geothrix sp. 21YS21S-4 genome and includes:
- a CDS encoding PQQ-binding-like beta-propeller repeat protein, which translates into the protein MTNLLRSAFLLAGGLCLLQAQNPAMNGNMAWQMQQQQMQAQQMFQMQQQMQRTMQRQQMQMQQQQQANQQMAQMAAQANAQRLKREALAESTARKQAGSPSSLLERPSREAWKLGLDASKSFPAFDGVRLAYCVNGGRILQVLEAATGKVLCEATFQKPPVLEPLFIGEDLVYGTPERELVVLDPASGKEKHRLALDALGSFFLSEKSAHPKILYPAQEGKTLVVATYGKEPSSPLGGATGWIYAIDPSSWTIRWKQAFEGGPDMTPQIQGNRVLAGGAGRIVAYDLATGKQLWESRVARSAEIKDGPLLGERLAFACDGKLVSVDLADGKVSWTLPYKGWFMPMGEGERILLVEERGWVILDQWLVAVDAATGKKVWEQNLGATRLPWIQNGKVFCNGRGTLWALDLSTGKQLWSHPFGAAPAMPIVVSGEGLYAVHREGEGSCLSALRLKDGTTAWEYAYSQRPEDGLLFFTPEGFLAFGRQPELLFLR